The proteins below are encoded in one region of Candidatus Palauibacter soopunensis:
- a CDS encoding LemA family protein translates to MLWFLLVLAVAAFIIAGMYNGLVRLRVRVNGAWADIDVQLKRRWDLIPNLVETVKASAGHERETLEAVVEARNRAMGAMGPAEAGAAEGALARALGRLFALSEAYPQLRAVEAFTDFQRSLDEIEEAVQNARRYYNAVVRDYNTKTQVFPTNLLAGLFGHTRREFFSLDDERQREGPRVAFS, encoded by the coding sequence ATGTTGTGGTTCCTGCTCGTGCTCGCGGTGGCCGCTTTCATCATCGCCGGGATGTACAACGGTCTCGTGCGGCTGCGCGTACGCGTGAACGGCGCCTGGGCGGACATCGACGTCCAGCTCAAGCGCCGGTGGGACCTCATCCCCAACCTCGTGGAGACGGTGAAGGCCTCCGCGGGCCACGAACGCGAGACGCTCGAGGCCGTGGTCGAAGCGAGGAACCGGGCCATGGGCGCCATGGGGCCCGCCGAAGCGGGTGCGGCGGAGGGCGCTCTCGCGAGGGCGCTCGGGAGGCTCTTCGCGCTCTCGGAGGCCTATCCCCAGCTGCGGGCGGTCGAGGCGTTCACGGACTTTCAGCGCTCCCTCGATGAGATCGAGGAGGCGGTGCAGAACGCACGACGCTACTACAACGCCGTCGTGCGGGATTACAACACGAAGACGCAAGTCTTTCCGACAAATCTGCTCGCGGGGCTCTTCGGCCACACACGCCGGGAG
- a CDS encoding EVE domain-containing protein gives MPVEITGYWLAKTEPHVYSIDDFARDGETEWDGVRNYQVRNFMRDRMNPGEKVLIYHSNTPVLGVYGVAEVAGPAHPDSSQFDPDGHYFDPKSSREDPRWWCPDFRYLETFGTPVTRQMMKETAGLEGINVMKRGMRLSVMPVTEEEFEIILRLGRGE, from the coding sequence ATGCCGGTTGAAATCACCGGGTACTGGCTGGCCAAGACCGAGCCTCACGTGTACTCCATCGACGACTTTGCCCGGGACGGCGAGACGGAATGGGACGGCGTGCGGAACTACCAGGTCCGGAACTTCATGCGCGACCGGATGAATCCGGGAGAGAAGGTCCTCATCTACCACTCCAACACCCCGGTGCTCGGCGTGTACGGGGTGGCGGAAGTCGCGGGTCCGGCGCACCCGGACTCGTCGCAGTTCGACCCCGACGGCCATTACTTCGACCCGAAGTCGAGCCGTGAGGATCCCCGCTGGTGGTGCCCCGATTTTCGCTACCTGGAGACCTTCGGGACGCCGGTGACCCGACAGATGATGAAGGAAACGGCCGGCCTCGAGGGTATCAACGTCATGAAACGCGGCATGCGACTCTCGGTCATGCCGGTGACGGAGGAGGAGTTCGAGATCATCCTCCGACTTGGGCGTGGAGAATAG
- a CDS encoding PhzF family phenazine biosynthesis protein has translation MKIPLYQLDAFSDRPFEGNPAAVCPLEAWLDDDVMQKIAAENNLSETAFFVRDGESEGGGFGLRWFTPVSEVDLCGHATLASAWVILEKLAPGRERVRFETRSGELIVERGEGDLLVMDFPARPAVPREAPRALVEGLGAEPADVLASDRDYLVLLDAEDDVRKLKPDFTRLRGLDRLGIIVTAPGVSADFVSRFFAPSVGVPEDPVTGSAHCTLAPYWAERLGRGDAPLEARQISARGGTLVCRHLGDRVTIAGRAALYLSGEITL, from the coding sequence ATGAAGATCCCGCTGTATCAGCTCGACGCCTTCTCGGACCGGCCCTTCGAGGGCAATCCGGCCGCCGTCTGTCCACTCGAGGCGTGGCTCGATGACGACGTCATGCAGAAGATCGCGGCGGAGAACAACCTCTCGGAGACCGCGTTCTTCGTTCGCGACGGCGAGAGCGAGGGGGGCGGGTTCGGGCTCCGCTGGTTCACGCCCGTTTCCGAGGTCGACCTGTGCGGACATGCGACGCTGGCCTCCGCCTGGGTCATTCTCGAGAAGCTGGCGCCGGGCCGCGAACGTGTGCGCTTCGAGACGCGAAGCGGCGAGCTCATCGTGGAGCGGGGCGAGGGAGATCTCCTCGTGATGGACTTTCCGGCGCGTCCGGCGGTGCCGCGCGAAGCCCCCCGCGCCCTCGTGGAGGGACTGGGAGCGGAACCCGCGGATGTTCTGGCCTCGGACCGGGACTATCTCGTCCTCCTCGATGCCGAGGACGATGTCCGGAAGTTGAAGCCGGATTTCACCCGGCTGCGTGGACTGGATCGCCTCGGGATCATCGTGACCGCGCCGGGAGTGAGTGCGGACTTCGTGTCCCGCTTCTTTGCGCCCAGCGTCGGCGTGCCGGAAGATCCGGTCACGGGGTCCGCGCACTGCACGCTGGCGCCCTACTGGGCCGAGCGGCTGGGTCGGGGCGACGCGCCGCTCGAAGCGCGGCAGATCAGCGCCCGCGGCGGTACCCTTGTCTGTCGCCACCTCGGGGACCGCGTGACGATCGCCGGCCGCGCGGCGCTCTATCTTTCCGGCGAGATCACGCTGTGA
- a CDS encoding PQQ-dependent sugar dehydrogenase: MATGPLTAPALALLVGVAGWGCSDGTGPTPTPPPPPPPAPEPVAFELTANEVLTGLSQPVFLAAPPGDSRLFVVEQTGRIRIANADGELLGDPFLDLSGRVGTAPEGGLLTMAFHPRYGDNGQVFVYYTDTGDDTVVERYTVSGDPDRLDPGSAKRILALTQRRRNHNGGMLQFGPDGMLYIFLGDEGGAGDPFGNGQNPETLHGSILRIDVDGGDPYAIPDDNPFAGEEGARGEIWAIGVRNPWRSTFDFPGDVLYVADVGQNEREEINTVPAGEAGVNYGWNTMEGSACFQSSECDMSGLTLPIVEYVHDGNVCSVTGGYVYRGSQLPEIAGHYFYSDFCTGFLRSFRLDGGRATDERRWNAGSLGAVSSFGVDGAGELYVVNLTGSVSRLERRQP, from the coding sequence GTGGCCACCGGGCCGCTGACGGCGCCGGCGCTCGCGCTCCTGGTGGGGGTGGCGGGCTGGGGATGCTCGGATGGCACGGGCCCCACCCCGACTCCGCCACCGCCGCCTCCCCCGGCGCCGGAACCCGTCGCTTTCGAACTGACGGCGAACGAAGTGCTGACCGGACTCTCCCAGCCGGTGTTCCTCGCCGCCCCGCCGGGCGATTCGAGACTCTTCGTCGTCGAGCAGACGGGCCGCATCCGCATCGCGAACGCGGACGGCGAACTCCTCGGGGATCCCTTCCTCGACCTCTCGGGCCGCGTGGGCACGGCCCCCGAGGGCGGCCTCCTCACGATGGCCTTCCACCCCCGGTACGGGGACAACGGCCAGGTCTTCGTCTACTACACCGATACGGGAGACGACACCGTCGTCGAGCGCTACACCGTCTCGGGCGACCCCGACCGCCTGGATCCGGGTTCCGCGAAGCGGATCCTCGCGCTCACCCAGCGTCGCCGGAACCACAACGGCGGGATGCTGCAGTTCGGGCCTGACGGGATGCTGTACATCTTCCTGGGCGACGAGGGTGGGGCGGGCGATCCGTTCGGCAACGGGCAGAATCCGGAGACGCTGCACGGGTCGATCCTTCGCATCGACGTGGACGGGGGCGACCCGTACGCGATCCCGGACGACAACCCCTTCGCCGGAGAAGAGGGCGCGCGCGGCGAGATCTGGGCCATCGGTGTCCGGAATCCGTGGCGCTCGACCTTCGACTTCCCGGGCGATGTCCTTTACGTGGCGGACGTGGGCCAGAACGAACGCGAGGAGATCAACACGGTGCCGGCGGGCGAAGCGGGCGTCAACTACGGTTGGAATACGATGGAGGGATCCGCCTGTTTCCAGAGTTCCGAGTGCGACATGTCGGGTCTCACGCTGCCCATCGTCGAGTACGTCCACGATGGCAACGTCTGCTCGGTGACCGGAGGATACGTGTACCGCGGCTCACAGCTCCCCGAGATTGCGGGGCACTATTTCTACTCGGATTTCTGCACCGGCTTTCTGCGGAGCTTCCGCCTCGACGGCGGCCGGGCGACGGACGAGAGACGCTGGAACGCGGGAAGCCTCGGGGCGGTGTCCTCCTTCGGCGTCGACGGCGCCGGGGAACTCTACGTCGTGAACCTCACCGGCTCCGTCTCCCGCCTGGAGCGCCGCCAACCGTAG
- a CDS encoding choice-of-anchor B family protein → MNRTRTLFAAAVCGLLVPGAAEAQEFGGTVVLHEGTIIVSEAIDPAANPQDPSTASPRSLYVYERAGEGWERTGTLRAPEHGGADYFGRFVLADGDRLLVGATALDPDGDGQSDGSVLIFRRNGDGWEFERYLRPESVPPGVSFGRFASVGGDLLVVTALGYQGTGGAWVFERADDGEWVESGILTPSDPAAELEFFGWGVHTDGERIIVGAIAGQQYPGAAYVFGRDESGAWAEEARLGHEGDDIQLGAAIVVNRAPSVAVGVSGSHALLGLPGAYDGTGTVLYYERRPSGDWVRRGSLAAFHRAPGDGFGASITAHDDELWIAAPGAGQFGAIYAFSWNAATGGFGTATRIGAGAGTDAGDGFGLSVSASGDMAVVGQPWDDAALGSAVVFENQGGTWAETAKIFIPEERRPLTALSEVGCGEDGMADQFTCDQVDVLSFLPLDAIGGTDRGIETNDVWGWTDAQTGREYAIVGRTDGTAFIDISDPAAPVYLGNLPKTPGSLTQSWRDIKVYANHAFVVADNAGAHGMQVFDLTRLRDAGGSPVEFDPDTVYEGIASAHNVVINEETATAYAVGSSGGGETCGGGLHMIDISDPKAPTFLGCHAEAGTGRGQSGYTHDAQCVNYHGPDDEHVGKEICLKANETAVVIADVTDRDNPVTLSTADYPAVAYTHQGWLTEDHRYFYQNDELDEMTSVGQAQQTGTEPDMEASRTLIWDVSDLDDPILVKEHFGETFTIDHNLYIVGDLMYQSNYVSGLRVLDISDRENPREVGFFDTVPWDESVTFDGSWSNYPFFASGTIVVSSGKEGVFFLRYRRPELVP, encoded by the coding sequence ATGAATAGAACGCGCACGCTCTTCGCCGCGGCCGTCTGCGGCCTGCTCGTGCCGGGGGCGGCGGAGGCCCAGGAATTCGGTGGCACGGTGGTGCTCCACGAGGGAACGATCATCGTCAGCGAAGCGATCGACCCTGCCGCGAATCCACAGGACCCGTCGACGGCCTCCCCCCGCAGCCTCTACGTGTACGAGCGGGCGGGCGAAGGCTGGGAGCGCACGGGCACGCTGCGCGCGCCGGAACACGGGGGTGCGGACTACTTCGGTCGCTTCGTGCTGGCGGACGGCGACCGCCTGCTGGTCGGCGCCACGGCGCTCGACCCGGACGGGGACGGCCAGAGCGACGGCAGCGTCCTGATCTTCCGGCGGAACGGCGACGGCTGGGAATTCGAGCGCTATCTGCGGCCGGAGAGCGTACCCCCCGGCGTTTCCTTTGGCCGTTTCGCATCGGTCGGCGGTGATCTGCTCGTCGTCACGGCGCTCGGCTACCAGGGTACGGGAGGGGCCTGGGTGTTCGAGCGCGCGGACGATGGCGAGTGGGTCGAGAGCGGTATCCTGACGCCCTCGGATCCGGCCGCAGAACTGGAGTTCTTCGGCTGGGGGGTCCACACCGATGGCGAGCGCATCATCGTCGGGGCGATCGCCGGGCAGCAATACCCCGGCGCCGCCTACGTCTTCGGCCGCGATGAGAGCGGGGCGTGGGCGGAGGAGGCCCGGCTCGGCCATGAGGGCGACGATATCCAGCTCGGCGCGGCCATCGTGGTGAACCGGGCTCCGTCCGTCGCGGTCGGTGTCAGCGGCTCGCACGCGCTGCTCGGACTTCCCGGCGCCTACGACGGGACGGGCACGGTCCTCTACTACGAGCGCCGCCCATCCGGAGACTGGGTGCGGAGGGGATCGCTGGCGGCATTCCACCGGGCACCCGGCGATGGCTTCGGCGCCTCGATCACCGCGCACGACGACGAACTCTGGATCGCGGCGCCGGGCGCGGGCCAGTTCGGCGCCATCTACGCCTTCTCGTGGAATGCCGCGACCGGCGGCTTCGGGACGGCCACCCGCATCGGAGCCGGCGCCGGCACGGATGCGGGAGACGGCTTCGGCCTCTCGGTCTCCGCCTCCGGCGACATGGCGGTCGTTGGGCAGCCGTGGGATGATGCGGCGCTCGGTTCCGCCGTCGTGTTCGAGAACCAGGGCGGCACGTGGGCCGAAACGGCGAAGATCTTCATTCCCGAGGAACGACGCCCCCTGACGGCGCTCTCCGAGGTGGGCTGCGGCGAGGACGGGATGGCCGACCAGTTCACCTGCGATCAGGTGGACGTGCTCTCGTTCCTTCCGCTCGACGCGATCGGGGGCACGGACCGCGGCATCGAGACGAACGACGTATGGGGGTGGACCGACGCGCAGACGGGCCGCGAGTACGCGATCGTCGGCCGCACGGACGGCACGGCGTTCATCGACATCTCCGACCCCGCGGCCCCCGTCTATCTCGGCAACCTGCCGAAGACGCCGGGTTCGCTGACCCAGTCGTGGCGCGACATCAAGGTCTACGCCAACCACGCCTTCGTGGTGGCGGACAACGCAGGCGCGCACGGGATGCAGGTGTTCGACCTCACGCGGCTTCGGGATGCCGGAGGGAGCCCGGTCGAGTTCGATCCCGACACGGTGTACGAGGGAATCGCGAGCGCTCACAACGTGGTCATCAACGAGGAGACCGCGACCGCGTACGCCGTCGGTTCGAGCGGCGGCGGTGAGACGTGCGGCGGTGGGCTCCACATGATCGACATCAGCGATCCGAAGGCGCCGACCTTCCTGGGCTGCCACGCGGAGGCGGGCACCGGACGAGGGCAAAGCGGCTACACGCACGACGCGCAGTGCGTGAACTATCACGGCCCGGACGACGAACACGTGGGGAAGGAAATCTGCCTCAAGGCCAACGAGACGGCGGTCGTGATCGCGGACGTGACGGACCGGGACAACCCCGTCACGCTCTCGACCGCCGATTACCCGGCGGTCGCCTACACGCACCAGGGTTGGCTCACCGAGGACCACCGCTATTTCTACCAGAACGACGAACTCGACGAGATGACTTCGGTGGGCCAGGCGCAGCAGACCGGGACGGAACCCGACATGGAGGCGAGCCGCACGCTCATCTGGGATGTCTCGGACCTGGACGATCCGATCCTCGTGAAGGAACACTTCGGGGAGACGTTCACGATCGACCACAACCTCTACATCGTGGGCGACCTCATGTACCAGTCGAACTACGTGAGCGGGCTGCGCGTGCTCGACATCAGCGACCGCGAGAACCCGCGCGAGGTCGGATTCTTCGACACGGTGCCGTGGGACGAGTCCGTCACGTTCGACGGCTCGTGGTCGAACTACCCGTTCTTCGCAAGCGGGACGATCGTCGTGTCGAGCGGCAAGGAGGGCGTGTTCTTCCTCAGGTACCGCCGGCCGGAACTGGTCCCCTGA
- a CDS encoding VCBS repeat-containing protein: MAGPRSRRAASGALTAALLAAGCASGGVGPGELAPESTVATETGFVRSVTPFPVFDESGNAYEIPFLGGFNVPRPQWVDIDGDGDLDLFVQERTDRLLFFEREDTPDGRRHTWRPAAYSDLEVGEWFRFVDVDADGDRDLLAESPFSYMKLYRNAGTAGGAVFELIADTLRDTRGEAIFSDRQNIPNAADIDCDGRLDLFIGRLVGTVTRYEATGAIGANASPFRHITDRFEDIEIVADPAAAGGVPPFDGPDAGGPFPTLHGANTMALADYDADGDTDMFWGDFFEAGLLLIENAGSCEAPNLRVEPRPFPLDDPIRTSGYNAPTFGDYDGDGDLDLLMGVLGGAYNANTTTADNLMLFSQESDGSFELRTRRFISQIDVGSESVASLVDLDGDSDLDLLVGNKIDPGDLSNSRVFLFENEGSGTRPVFRRTGEFELPGAYHNAPAFGDLDADGDLDLLLGTWRDEIRYVRNEGSATEPRLTLVDSAFVEITRGSNATPALGDLDGDGDLDLMIGESSGALNYYENVGSASEPSFEFVSDEYAEIDIGRRSFPKLLDHDGDGDLDLIVGTESDGIRYFRNDGSPRAPNFVEADGGFPAAEDLPLFATPEFGDLDGDGDLDLVVGAAGGGLYYFERR; encoded by the coding sequence ATGGCCGGGCCCCGGAGCCGGCGGGCCGCATCGGGAGCGCTGACCGCCGCGCTCCTCGCGGCGGGATGCGCCTCGGGGGGCGTAGGGCCGGGGGAGTTGGCGCCGGAATCCACGGTGGCGACCGAAACCGGCTTCGTGCGCTCCGTGACCCCCTTTCCGGTATTCGATGAATCCGGAAACGCCTATGAGATCCCCTTCCTCGGCGGCTTCAACGTCCCGCGTCCGCAGTGGGTGGACATCGACGGAGACGGCGACCTCGACCTCTTCGTGCAGGAGAGGACGGACCGCCTGCTGTTCTTCGAGCGCGAGGACACGCCGGACGGACGGCGCCATACCTGGCGTCCGGCTGCGTACTCGGACCTCGAGGTAGGAGAGTGGTTCCGCTTCGTGGATGTCGACGCGGACGGAGACCGGGACCTTCTCGCGGAGTCCCCCTTCAGCTACATGAAGCTCTATCGCAACGCGGGCACGGCCGGCGGGGCTGTCTTCGAGCTCATCGCGGACACCCTTCGCGACACACGCGGGGAGGCGATCTTCTCGGATCGCCAGAACATTCCCAATGCGGCGGACATCGACTGCGACGGCCGCCTCGACCTCTTCATCGGCCGACTCGTGGGGACGGTCACGCGCTACGAGGCAACCGGTGCGATCGGCGCGAACGCCTCGCCGTTCCGGCACATCACGGACCGTTTCGAGGACATCGAGATCGTCGCCGACCCGGCGGCGGCCGGCGGCGTGCCGCCCTTCGACGGCCCGGACGCGGGCGGGCCCTTCCCCACCCTCCATGGCGCGAACACGATGGCGCTGGCCGACTACGACGCGGACGGCGACACGGACATGTTCTGGGGAGACTTCTTCGAGGCCGGGCTCCTCCTGATCGAGAACGCCGGATCGTGCGAGGCTCCGAACCTCCGTGTGGAGCCGCGTCCCTTCCCCCTCGACGACCCGATCCGGACAAGCGGCTACAACGCCCCGACCTTCGGCGACTACGACGGCGACGGCGACCTCGACCTGCTCATGGGCGTACTCGGCGGCGCGTACAACGCGAACACGACGACCGCCGACAACCTCATGCTCTTCTCGCAGGAGTCCGACGGCAGCTTCGAGCTTCGCACGCGCCGCTTCATCTCGCAGATCGATGTGGGCAGCGAGAGCGTGGCCTCACTGGTCGACCTCGACGGCGACAGCGACCTCGACCTCCTGGTCGGCAACAAGATCGACCCCGGAGACCTGTCGAACTCGCGCGTATTCCTGTTCGAGAACGAAGGGAGCGGGACGCGGCCCGTCTTCCGCCGGACGGGCGAGTTCGAGCTGCCGGGCGCCTACCACAACGCACCGGCCTTCGGCGATCTGGACGCGGACGGCGACCTCGACCTCCTGCTCGGCACGTGGCGCGACGAGATCCGCTACGTGCGGAACGAGGGCTCGGCCACGGAGCCCCGCCTCACGCTTGTCGACTCGGCGTTCGTCGAGATCACGCGCGGGAGCAACGCGACGCCCGCGCTCGGCGACCTCGACGGCGATGGAGATCTCGACCTCATGATCGGGGAATCCTCGGGGGCGCTGAACTACTACGAGAACGTCGGCTCCGCCTCGGAGCCGAGCTTCGAATTCGTGAGCGACGAGTACGCGGAGATCGACATCGGCCGGCGTAGCTTCCCCAAGCTCCTCGACCACGACGGGGACGGCGACCTCGACCTCATCGTCGGCACCGAGTCCGATGGGATCCGCTACTTCCGGAACGATGGGAGTCCCCGGGCCCCGAACTTCGTCGAGGCCGACGGCGGGTTCCCCGCCGCGGAGGATCTGCCGCTGTTCGCGACGCCGGAGTTCGGGGACCTGGACGGGGACGGCGATCTCGATCTCGTCGTCGGCGCCGCCGGGGGCGGGCTCTACTACTTCGAACGACGTTGA
- a CDS encoding YncE family protein: MERLASVVRSGLLALGMAGLVAVRAAAAEGSPGASADGPFLYVANQEAAAVTVIDLETHEVVEIIDLEAMGYGANAKPHHVAVEPDGSFWYVSLIAANRVLKFDRDNELVASIEFERPGLLALHPTEPWLFVGRSMAAVNPPQRIGRIDRMSMEVEEYDVFIPRPHALLASPDGGWVYAGSLGENSVVTVEAESGDAELLRLPGSGAMPHVLVQYAISPDGGTLVATAEMTAKLLVFDVTEPVAPKLVGELDVGARPWHPSWSADGRWIWFGNLGANEVTLVDTSDWSVAAVIRGEGLAEPHGSVLSPDGSRLYVANRNETGSYESSDRMGYDAPGGTVVVIDTATREIVDVIETPPYASGIGLASSPR, from the coding sequence ATGGAGAGACTCGCGAGTGTCGTCCGGTCCGGCCTCCTCGCCCTGGGGATGGCCGGACTCGTGGCGGTTCGGGCCGCCGCGGCGGAGGGCTCGCCCGGCGCCTCCGCCGACGGTCCGTTCCTCTACGTGGCGAACCAGGAGGCGGCGGCGGTGACCGTCATCGACCTCGAGACCCACGAGGTCGTGGAGATCATCGACCTCGAGGCCATGGGGTACGGGGCGAACGCGAAGCCGCACCATGTCGCGGTCGAGCCGGACGGATCGTTCTGGTACGTGTCGCTCATCGCGGCCAACCGGGTGCTCAAGTTCGACCGTGACAACGAACTCGTCGCCTCCATCGAGTTCGAGCGGCCGGGCCTCCTCGCGCTCCACCCCACGGAGCCCTGGCTCTTCGTGGGGCGGTCCATGGCGGCGGTGAACCCGCCCCAGCGCATCGGCCGCATCGACCGGATGTCGATGGAGGTCGAGGAATACGACGTCTTCATCCCGCGTCCGCACGCGCTGCTGGCCAGCCCCGACGGCGGGTGGGTCTACGCGGGCAGCCTGGGAGAGAACTCCGTCGTCACGGTCGAAGCGGAGAGCGGCGACGCCGAGTTGCTCAGGCTTCCCGGCTCCGGGGCGATGCCCCACGTCCTCGTGCAGTACGCGATCTCTCCGGACGGCGGGACGCTCGTCGCGACCGCCGAGATGACGGCCAAGCTCCTCGTATTCGACGTCACCGAGCCGGTGGCGCCGAAACTCGTGGGGGAACTGGACGTGGGGGCGCGGCCGTGGCACCCGAGCTGGTCGGCGGACGGGCGCTGGATCTGGTTCGGCAATCTGGGCGCGAACGAGGTCACGCTCGTCGACACGTCCGACTGGTCCGTGGCCGCCGTGATCCGGGGCGAAGGCCTCGCCGAACCGCACGGCAGCGTGCTCTCGCCGGACGGATCCCGACTTTACGTGGCGAACCGGAACGAGACCGGCTCCTACGAATCGTCGGACCGGATGGGGTACGACGCGCCCGGCGGCACGGTCGTGGTCATCGACACCGCCACCCGCGAGATCGTCGACGTCATCGAGACACCGCCCTACGCGTCGGGCATCGGTCTCGCCTCCAGCCCCCGCTGA
- a CDS encoding choice-of-anchor B family protein encodes MRGFTRVAALAAAFACLATPVTGQGFGRGAAVAVSSGQVLIAESGGPTSTGAVYVYERGPDGWAVSAELAPYAAEEGGRFGISLAVEGDRMLVGSPGAAHVFERSDGGWEEVATLRPADLPEGFLFGTSGAIAGDIALVSAPGRAPRQGARAAGRVYFFEWDGSAWNEAGVVESPEAAAGDGFGAAMLTDGRVAAIGAPGTADGAGAVFFFTRAEDGAWTAATEPLTVAEAGQNAGFGSVLYGEDTSDGFRLVVGAPGAGGVGIAYTFTPEGDAWRPEGRLYPPVVAGGGRSFGGNFANAFAAVDGEIWIGGSGSGAGREGRVLRYSTDPEGGVEFAGALSASNRDAGDGFGGGVAAQGDIAVVAASRKDYGMGTAYIFERRGDEWVEAAEVWSDAKNYAAINGHEVGCEEGVSADFDCSEVNILSFMPVQSLGANRGVRVNDVWGWTDPQTGREYALVGLTDQASFVDITDSQNPRYVGRLPMTEGARGSVWRDIKVFRDHAFIVSDGAGDHGMQVFDLSRLRDVGSDPVTFEADAHYDGIASAHNIVINEATGFAYSVGSSGGGETCGGGLHMIDINEPTEPSFAGCFGHEGTGRRGTGYSHDALCLIYDGPDREHAGKEICFGSNETDVSIADVTDKENPIPLSTATYANVAYAHQGWVTEDHRFFYLGDELDELRTQFSGTRTMIFDITDLDDPVLVKEHFGESTASDHNMYVLGDLLYQSNYNSGLRILNVSDPENPTEVGYLDTVPYAEGPAMGGSWSNYPYFASGTIIVTSGSEGLFMVKYQKPELVP; translated from the coding sequence ATGCGCGGATTCACTCGAGTTGCAGCCCTCGCGGCCGCCTTCGCCTGCCTGGCCACGCCCGTCACGGGACAGGGGTTCGGACGCGGCGCCGCCGTCGCCGTCTCGTCCGGCCAGGTTCTCATCGCCGAAAGCGGCGGCCCGACGTCCACGGGAGCCGTCTACGTGTACGAGCGGGGTCCGGATGGCTGGGCCGTCTCCGCGGAACTGGCGCCCTACGCGGCGGAAGAGGGCGGCAGGTTCGGGATTTCACTCGCGGTCGAGGGTGACCGCATGCTCGTCGGCTCGCCCGGCGCGGCGCACGTGTTCGAGCGGAGCGACGGAGGTTGGGAAGAGGTCGCAACGCTGAGGCCGGCCGATCTGCCGGAGGGTTTCCTCTTCGGCACCAGCGGGGCGATCGCGGGCGACATCGCGCTGGTGTCGGCGCCGGGTCGGGCGCCCCGGCAGGGGGCCCGTGCCGCCGGCCGCGTCTATTTCTTCGAGTGGGACGGCTCCGCCTGGAATGAAGCCGGGGTTGTCGAATCGCCCGAGGCAGCCGCTGGAGACGGGTTCGGCGCCGCGATGCTCACGGATGGCCGGGTGGCGGCGATCGGCGCTCCGGGGACCGCCGACGGTGCCGGGGCCGTGTTCTTCTTCACGCGGGCGGAGGACGGCGCCTGGACGGCGGCGACGGAACCGCTCACGGTCGCGGAAGCGGGCCAGAACGCGGGCTTCGGAAGCGTCCTGTACGGCGAGGACACCAGTGACGGATTCCGGCTCGTGGTCGGAGCCCCCGGCGCGGGCGGCGTGGGCATCGCCTACACGTTCACGCCCGAGGGCGATGCCTGGAGGCCCGAAGGCCGGCTCTATCCGCCGGTCGTGGCCGGGGGCGGCCGGTCCTTCGGCGGGAACTTCGCCAACGCCTTTGCGGCCGTGGACGGGGAGATCTGGATCGGCGGATCCGGCTCCGGCGCGGGCCGCGAGGGACGCGTGCTTCGCTACTCGACCGACCCCGAAGGCGGGGTCGAGTTCGCCGGCGCCCTCTCCGCCTCGAACCGGGACGCGGGCGATGGCTTCGGCGGCGGGGTCGCCGCGCAGGGTGACATCGCGGTCGTCGCCGCGAGCCGCAAGGACTACGGGATGGGGACCGCCTACATCTTCGAGCGGCGGGGCGACGAGTGGGTCGAAGCCGCCGAGGTGTGGAGCGACGCGAAGAACTACGCGGCGATCAACGGCCACGAGGTGGGTTGCGAGGAAGGCGTCTCGGCCGACTTCGACTGCAGCGAGGTGAACATCCTCTCCTTCATGCCGGTGCAGTCGCTCGGGGCGAACCGCGGCGTCCGCGTCAACGACGTGTGGGGCTGGACCGATCCGCAGACCGGGCGCGAGTACGCCCTCGTGGGGCTCACCGACCAGGCTTCCTTCGTCGACATCACGGACTCGCAGAACCCGCGCTATGTCGGGCGCCTTCCGATGACGGAGGGCGCGCGCGGCAGCGTGTGGCGCGACATCAAGGTGTTCAGGGATCACGCGTTCATCGTTTCCGATGGGGCGGGCGACCACGGGATGCAGGTGTTCGACCTCTCCCGGCTCCGCGATGTGGGGAGCGATCCGGTCACCTTCGAGGCGGACGCCCACTACGACGGGATCGCCTCCGCCCACAACATCGTGATCAACGAGGCGACGGGCTTCGCCTACAGCGTGGGCTCGAGCGGAGGGGGCGAGACGTGCGGCGGCGGCCTTCACATGATCGACATCAACGAGCCGACGGAGCCGAGCTTCGCGGGCTGCTTCGGTCACGAGGGCACGGGGCGCCGCGGCACCGGATATTCGCACGACGCGCTCTGCCTGATCTATGACGGCCCGGACCGCGAGCACGCCGGCAAGGAGATCTGCTTCGGGTCCAACGAGACGGACGTCTCGATCGCGGACGTCACCGACAAGGAGAACCCGATCCCGCTGTCGACGGCCACGTACGCCAACGTCGCCTACGCCCACCAGGGCTGGGTGACGGAGGATCACCGCTTCTTCTACCTGGGCGACGAACTCGACGAACTGAGGACGCAGTTCTCGGGCACGCGCACGATGATCTTCGACATCACCGACCTCGACGATCCCGTCCTCGTCAAGGAGCACTTCGGCGAGTCCACGGCGAGCGACCACAACATGTACGTGCTCGGCGACCTGCTCTATCAGTCGAACTACAACAGCGGACTGCGGATCCTGAACGTGAGCGACCCGGAGAATCCGACCGAGGTCGGCTATCTCGACACCGTGCCGTATGCCGAGGGCCCGGCGATGGGCGGCTCGTGGAGCAACTATCCGTACTTCGCGAGCGGGACGATCATCGTGACGAGCGGGAGCGAAGGCCTGTTCATGGTGAAGTACCAGAAGCCGGAACTCGTGCCGTAA